DNA sequence from the Phragmitibacter flavus genome:
CCATACCATGGTCATCGACCTCAGCTCCAAGCTGCACCACCCGGTCTCCCGCCAGCTCTACAAAGCCGCCGCCCCCCTCGTCGAACGCAGCCTCCACATCCGCGGCTTCAACGACCTCTACGAACGCACCCGGCTATCCGTCAACGCCCAGCCCGACACCCCCGCCCCCTTCGCCTGGTTCACCGCAGCCCTCCAGCAACTCAAAGTCCGCTGCGACCTCGACACCCCAAAAAACTTCACCATCCCCCAAGGCCCCCTCATCGTCGTCTCCAACCACCCCTTCGGCCTCCTCGACCCCCTCATCCTCGGTCACTACCTCTCGCAGCACCGCCCCGACCTGCGCATCATGACCAACTTCCTCCTCAACGAACTCGAAGACATCCGGCCCCTCATCGTCCCCGTCGACCCCTTCCACCACCCCGACAGCCCCCAGCGCAACCTCCGCCCCATCAAAGAATGCCTGCGCCATCTCAAAAAAAACCACGGCGCCCTCGCCATCTTCCCCAGCGGCGAAGTCGCCCACTACCAACCCGGCCACGGCATCCAGGAATGCCCCTGGAGTGATCACGTCGGCGCCCTCGCCCGACGCTCCGAAGCCGCCGTTCTCCCCGTTTATTTCAAAGGCCGCAACAGCGTCCTTTTCCAAACCGCCGGCATCCTTCATCCCCGCCTGCGCACCAGCCTTCTCCTTCGCGAACTCTTCGACCGCAGCCGCCACCCTGTCACCATGCGCATCGGCCGCCCCATCCCCTACTCCCGACTCAAACACTTCGACAACGACACCTCCCTCACCCGCTACCTCCGCCTCCAAACCCTCGTCCTCGGCCAACCCAACCTCCCCAAAAAATCCGCCCCCTCCGTCGCCTTCTCAACCCCTTCTCCCTCACCCAACACCCCCAGCACCCTCACCCGCGAAGTCGCCGCCCTCCCCCCACCCCTCGCCCAGCAGGGCCACCTCGCCGTCCACATCGCCACCGCCTCACAAATCCCCCACCTCCTCCAGGAAATCGGTCGCTGCCGCGAACTCACCTTCCGCACCGTCGGCGAAGGCACCGGCAACGCCATTGACCTCGACCGCTTCGATCCCCACTACCTCCACCTCTTCCTCTGGGACCACCAAAACCAGACCCTCGCCGGAGCCTACCGCATCGGCCGCTGCGACCAACTCCTCCGCGCCCACGGCAAAAAAGGCCTCTACACCCACACCCTCTTCAAATACAAAAACGCCTTCACCGACGGACTCCACAACGCCCTCGAACTCGGTCGCTCCTTCATTCTCCCCACCTATCAACGCAACCCCGCCGCCCTCCCCCTCCTCTGGAAAGGCGTCTTCACCTGGATCTCCCAACATCCCCAATACCGACGCCTCTTCGGCCCCGTCACCATCAGCCAGGACTACCAGCAGCTCTCCAAACGCCTCATGGTCTCCTTCCTCACCCACCACCGCGCCGACCCCACCCTCACCCCCCACATCCGCCCAAGAAAACCCTTCCACAAAAAAGGCAGCAAAAAACTCCTGCGCGAATTCATCTCCGCCGACCTCCGCGAAGTCGACGATTTCTCCGCCGTCATCGCCAGTCTTGAAGCCGACGGCAAAGGCCTCCCCATCCTCCTCAAACACTACCTCCGTCTCAACGGCACCCTCCTCAGCTTCAACGTCGACAAATCCTTCTCCAACTGCCTCGACGGCCTCATCCACGTCGACCTCCTCAACGTCGAACCCCGCCTCATCACCAAATACCTCGGCCCCACCGCCGCCACCCAATACCTTGCTCATCATCAATCCCCCATCTAAGAACATCTGAGTTCGTCTGCGCCCATCTGAGTCAAAAGACCCACCAACCGAAACCAACGCCCTCCGCGTGACGAATCAAGAAAGTGACACCCATTCACCCATCTTGACCCCGTCACCACCACCATGACCACCCGCACCCTCGGCAAAACCGGCCCCACCGTCTCCACCCTCGGCCTCGGCTGCAT
Encoded proteins:
- a CDS encoding lysophospholipid acyltransferase family protein; its protein translation is MVIDLSSKLHHPVSRQLYKAAAPLVERSLHIRGFNDLYERTRLSVNAQPDTPAPFAWFTAALQQLKVRCDLDTPKNFTIPQGPLIVVSNHPFGLLDPLILGHYLSQHRPDLRIMTNFLLNELEDIRPLIVPVDPFHHPDSPQRNLRPIKECLRHLKKNHGALAIFPSGEVAHYQPGHGIQECPWSDHVGALARRSEAAVLPVYFKGRNSVLFQTAGILHPRLRTSLLLRELFDRSRHPVTMRIGRPIPYSRLKHFDNDTSLTRYLRLQTLVLGQPNLPKKSAPSVAFSTPSPSPNTPSTLTREVAALPPPLAQQGHLAVHIATASQIPHLLQEIGRCRELTFRTVGEGTGNAIDLDRFDPHYLHLFLWDHQNQTLAGAYRIGRCDQLLRAHGKKGLYTHTLFKYKNAFTDGLHNALELGRSFILPTYQRNPAALPLLWKGVFTWISQHPQYRRLFGPVTISQDYQQLSKRLMVSFLTHHRADPTLTPHIRPRKPFHKKGSKKLLREFISADLREVDDFSAVIASLEADGKGLPILLKHYLRLNGTLLSFNVDKSFSNCLDGLIHVDLLNVEPRLITKYLGPTAATQYLAHHQSPI